A section of the Saccopteryx leptura isolate mSacLep1 chromosome 6, mSacLep1_pri_phased_curated, whole genome shotgun sequence genome encodes:
- the LOC136376647 gene encoding protein FAM220A isoform X1: MRDRRGTLGLGLAKAQGEDLDKLLWSLRTQESPRPSGAPSWVIEAAVDVHRNSQDEMLSLEMKRDLSDPNLLLHNGIEVLLYLKESVRRNSTSTVAQSKTVDLFFAPVFECSAGVSSGVEEALVRDWAGGGPRATDGCRGQCRRGEPWGSGLPCHQKRSEVGVPEDEPSACLEARSAVVEPSLLHSVPSTLLPVWPEAFLSDKTVCVSLGRSEPMLSEQTAEYRKAPPSVKSTSNHLQIMLGILTVQAFKIATPLCHS, encoded by the coding sequence atgagagacagaagagggactCTTGGCCTCGGCCTCGCAAAAGCGCAGGGAGAGGACTTGGACAAGCTGCTCTGGAGCCTTCGAACACAGGAGAGCCCTCGCCCGTCAGGTGCCCCTTCCTGGGTGATTGAGGCTGCGGTTGATGTACATAGGAATTCACAAGATGAGATGTTATCACTGGAAATGAAACGTGATCTGAGTGACCCCAACCTCTTGCTTCACAACGGCATCGAAGTgcttttatatttgaaagaatCAGTAAGAAGAAATTCCACTTCCACAGTGGCTCAGAGCAAGACTGTGGATCTGTTCTTTGCTCCTGTGTTCGAGTGTTCTGCTGGGGTGTCCTCTGGTGTCGAGGAGGCCCTGGTGAGGGACTGGGCGGGCGGAGGGCCCAGAGCCACTGACGGCTGCAGAGGACAGTGCCGCAGAGGAGAGCCTTGGGGGTCAGGGCTGCCGTGCCACCAGAAGCGGTCAGAAGTGGGAGTTCCGGAGGATGAACCAAGCGCTTGTCTTGAGGCGAGAAGCGCTGTGGTGGAACCGTCTCTCCTGCATTCTGTCCCGTCCACACTGCTGCCCGTGTGGCCCGAAGCATTCCTGAGTGATAAAACAGTGTGTGTTTCCCTTGGCCGTTCAGAACCCATGCTCTCAGAGCAAACAGCAGAATACAGGAAAGCGCCTCCAAGTGTGAAAAGTACCTCAAATCATCTGCAGATAATGCTGGGAATTCTGACTGTACAAGCTTTTAAAATAGCAACGCCATTATGCCATAGTTAA